From the Daucus carota subsp. sativus chromosome 8, DH1 v3.0, whole genome shotgun sequence genome, one window contains:
- the LOC108199219 gene encoding cytochrome P450 76A2-like, which yields MEWNQNYVIWSALISLISVVWHLRSKNSYKGSKLPPGPKGWPIFGNLFDLGSLPHRSLGALRQEHGPVVWLNLGFVKTMVLLSAGAAEEFFKNHDLSFVDRFINDSMRSHNYDKISIAFGSYTPYSRTLRRICTSELFANKRINDTMLIRQRSVDELLSWIENEVEKGESCGIVVRHFVFPALFNMIGNLTLSRDLVDPHSEISSEFFMAMDGVHECVGRPNISDLLPWLRRLDLQGIRRKMDCNLGKAIDIISEFVKERVERRRQEQKSSSEHKMDFLDVLLDFRGTGKDEPATLSEYQVTVFLMEMFFAGTESTSTTTEWAMCELLQNPDQMKKVKAELARVVGANKKLLESDIDNLPYLQAIVAETLRLHPPGPLLIPRKAVRETNFMGYSIPKNTQVMVNCWAIGRDGDSWEDASSFKPERFLDSNVNYKGQSYQFLPFGAGRRMCPGLPLAHRIVPLVLGSLLHHFMWELSGGEKIINMAETMGAGVKMLHPLQAIPKRKIM from the exons ATGGAGTGGAACCAGAACTATGTTATCTGGTCTGCATTGATAAGTTTGATCTCAGTTGTTTGGCACTTGAGGAGTAAGAATAGTTACAAAGGTTCCAAGCTCCCTCCTGGTCCTAAGGGATGGCCAATTTTCGGAAACCTTTTCGATCTTGGAAGCTTGCCACACAGGAGTCTTGGAGCTCTGAGACAAGAACATGGTCCTGTTGTGTGGTTAAATCTTGGTTTTGTCAAGACCATGGTGCTTCTTTCAGCTGGTGCAGCCGAGGAGTTTTTTAAGAACCATGATCTCTCCTTTGTTGATCGCTTCATTAATGATTCCATGAGGTCACATAACTATGATAAGATCTCTATAGCTTTTGGCTCATACACCCCTTACTCGCGCACCTTGAGGCGAATATGTACTTCTGAGCTGTTCGCTAACAAGCGGATTAATGACACAATGTTGATCAGGCAAAGAAGTGTGGATGAACTCTTGTCATGGATTGAAAATGAGGTAGAAAAAGGTGAAAGCTGTGGAATTGTTGTGAGACACTTTGTGTTTCCAGCATTGTTTAACATGATTGGGAATCTGACTCTGTCGCGGGACTTGGTGGATCCACACTCGGAGATTTCCTCTGAGTTCTTCATGGCTATGGATGGTGTTCATGAGTGTGTTGGCCGTCCTAATATTTCTGATTTATTACCCTGGCTTAGAAGGCTTGATCTACAAGGAATAAGGAGGAAGATGGACTGTAATCTTGGAAAAGCCATTGATATAATTTCAGAATTTGTCAAGGAGCGTGTGGAACGAAGGAGACAAGAGCAGAAATCATCGTCAGAGCACAAAATGGACTTCTTGGATGTGTTGTTAGATTTCAGGGGCACTGGAAAGGATGAACCAGCCACACTATCAGAGTACCAAGTCACAGTTTTTCTAATG GAGATGTTTTTTGCTGGAACAGAGTCGACGAGCACTACAACTGAGTGGGCGATGTGTGAGCTCCTACAAAATCCTGATCAAATGAAGAAGGTTAAAGCTGAACTTGCTAGAGTTGTTGGAGCAAACAAAAAGCTGCTAGAGAGTGACATTGATAATCTTCCTTACTTGCAAGCAATTGTAGCCGAGACACTACGCCTACATCCTCCCGGTCCACTTCTGATTCCAAGGAAGGCTGTTCGCGAAACCAATTTCATGGGCTATAGTATTCCTAAAAACACACAAGTTATGGTCAATTGCTGGGCTATTGGAAGAGATGGAGATAGCTGGGAGGATGCTTCGTCGTTTAAGCCTGAGAGGTTTTTGGACTCGAATGTTAATTACAAGGGTCAGAGCTATCAGTTTTTACCATTTGGAGCTGGCAGAAGGATGTGCCCGGGTCTTCCATTGGCTCATCGGATAGTACCATTGGTCCTGGGCTCCTTGCTTCACCATTTTATGTGGGAGCTGAGTGGCGGTGagaagatcataaatatggcaGAGACCATGGGGGCAGGGGTGAAAATGCTTCACCCCTTACAAGCAATTCCAAAACGAAAGATTATGTGA